A region of Deinococcus cellulosilyticus NBRC 106333 = KACC 11606 DNA encodes the following proteins:
- a CDS encoding ParA family protein codes for MAAREINVRALREGLAQALTEVQSGRRLIVTQHRQKIAAVVPIKDLLLLQRAKESSPMSIHTLFNHAGGSAKTTTVRELSYQLSKMGFKVLAVDLDSQANLSEWLGFGDVPREHTVLPTMLDRKPLEVHPQYNAHGFDLIPANLNLVDIEDRLATPEIFQFRNALRDVAREHQYDFVFIDASPSGAKLSQQACIAADSIICPVMPTVKGHTSLVTLNSLIDRINPLNPGLKVSMYLLTNLNPTSTMNVHFQGELRARIEELGVPLFSEGIRRRETVYEAASYMMQPVTSLERKTKIHGLKEAQEELQQMAEFVLGQLQVGAEQGVTL; via the coding sequence ATGGCTGCCAGAGAAATCAACGTCCGGGCCCTCAGGGAAGGCCTTGCCCAGGCCCTCACCGAAGTCCAGTCGGGACGTCGCTTGATTGTGACGCAGCACAGACAAAAGATTGCCGCTGTGGTGCCCATCAAAGACCTGCTTTTGTTGCAGCGGGCAAAGGAGTCAAGCCCCATGTCCATCCACACCCTGTTCAACCACGCCGGTGGGTCCGCCAAAACCACCACAGTCCGCGAACTCAGTTACCAGCTCTCCAAGATGGGCTTCAAGGTCCTGGCGGTGGACCTCGACAGCCAGGCGAACCTCAGCGAATGGCTGGGGTTCGGAGACGTCCCCAGAGAGCACACGGTGCTCCCCACCATGCTGGATCGCAAGCCCCTGGAGGTGCACCCGCAGTACAATGCGCATGGTTTTGACCTGATCCCGGCGAACCTGAACCTGGTGGATATTGAGGACCGTCTGGCCACCCCGGAGATCTTCCAGTTCCGCAATGCCCTGAGAGACGTTGCCAGAGAACACCAGTACGACTTTGTGTTCATTGATGCTTCGCCCAGTGGAGCGAAACTCTCTCAGCAGGCGTGCATTGCCGCGGATTCCATCATCTGCCCGGTGATGCCGACCGTCAAAGGCCACACCAGCCTGGTGACCCTCAACAGCCTGATTGACCGCATCAACCCCCTGAACCCCGGGCTGAAAGTCAGCATGTACCTGCTTACCAACCTCAACCCGACCAGCACCATGAATGTGCACTTCCAAGGGGAACTCCGTGCCCGCATCGAGGAACTCGGCGTGCCCCTTTTCTCAGAAGGGATCCGCAGGCGTGAAACGGTGTATGAGGCCGCCTCGTACATGATGCAACCGGTGACGAGCCTGGAACGCAAAACCAAAATCCACGGCCTGAAAGAAGCCCAGGAGGAACTGCAGCAGATGGCGGAGTTTGTGCTCGGTCAACTGCAGGTGGGTGCAGAGCAGGGGGTGACCCTGTGA
- a CDS encoding DEAD/DEAH box helicase — translation MTWSPPPDFGARTFQIHFHPQDWQGGQVLQKEGDVLSCKPLPAARTITGVVREVVEEFRVGLTLNPAQFRGSCTCWQKSPEYRTCKHMVALLFHWFSPLTQAPPSGLVPADEAYLKTIGLSWEKSGLLHEAHQVKLQVLWKRNPVEVRTYLESQGWGKLWALLEAGAAGTPRSSLRSSLLPPPARDGAEVRPQTAPAERQLVFVLDLGQQEPFLAPPRLEPFLGALQQGMLLQPQRLVPGRTHYLPLEEEGRLLREVLDVKGDQHLHPRTPLGGVLDRLLKKGLLYLKGHLDRPLQAGEERQGQVGWALDARGNQHPHFQVAPAAQVLLLDQAWYVDTGNFRAGRVLTSHPGSQLQSFLTVPPVAPERVQEVLRVLQGMDGSPLPCPRQVEVQWVKGTPTFNAVLVGTGLGNHNIPQLSLRVDYGALMVPPVDVLYLARNGVPPLRHFDGQRLMLVERDMTVEKQAFACLQAQGLSPLSTGDTGMVFQHASPAKGDADLGHLLTRVVPVLKARGWEVTVDRSFPGEVIQRPLQCTLREDGGWFSLELGVEVAGKTVSLLPLLLTWIRNHPDLLKEMLEGKVEPQMECFLVGEGRFLEVELTRILSLLRVLVEYHQGGETVRLPRMGAGLLSGDTGEVQWKGSSQAFQLFRNLQRLSEPVTPIEAPQGLQAELRPYQSEGVSWLQRLMETGMNGILADDMGLGKTLQTLTHILIEKEQGRLSRPVLIVAPTSLMPNWKAEAEKFTPSLKTLTLHGAARHRRRGDILNVDVVFTTYGVLVKDQVSLARHPYHLIVLDEAQHIKNPRGQASQALRHLQSQHRLCLTGTPIENHLGELWSLFHFLMPGLLPAEGEFRQLYRDPIEKDLDPLCQDRLSRMVRPLMLRRTKGEVARDLPPKTEITIKLELGGEQRDLYETLRVATQQQLQEEIKKRGLASSQIHVLTALLKLRQVCCHPGLVRLEEASKVRRSVKLEWFKDTLPGMLEEGRTVLVFSQFTSLLAVLGQELDRLGVEHAVLTGQTVDRAEQVRRFQSGEVQVFLISLKAGGVGLNLTAADTVIHFDPWWNPAAENQATDRAYRIGQDKPVFVYKLVTEGTIEERILVLQEKKARLSRSVLQGGNGGDLHLSEVDVGMLLAGGSLEEENGNGVGIPFSSL, via the coding sequence GTGACCTGGTCTCCCCCACCGGATTTCGGTGCCCGCACCTTCCAGATCCATTTTCATCCTCAAGACTGGCAAGGGGGTCAGGTCCTGCAAAAAGAGGGGGACGTGTTGTCCTGCAAACCCCTCCCTGCAGCCCGCACCATCACCGGTGTGGTGCGAGAGGTGGTGGAGGAATTCCGGGTGGGCCTCACCCTCAACCCCGCCCAGTTCCGGGGGTCTTGCACCTGCTGGCAGAAGTCCCCAGAGTACCGGACCTGCAAGCACATGGTGGCCTTGCTGTTTCACTGGTTCTCCCCGCTCACGCAGGCACCCCCATCCGGGCTTGTCCCGGCGGACGAAGCTTACCTGAAAACCATTGGACTCAGCTGGGAGAAGTCCGGGCTTCTCCATGAAGCCCATCAGGTGAAACTGCAGGTGCTCTGGAAACGAAACCCGGTGGAGGTGCGCACATACCTGGAAAGCCAGGGGTGGGGGAAACTGTGGGCGTTGTTGGAGGCGGGTGCTGCCGGGACACCACGATCTTCCCTCAGATCTTCTCTGCTCCCTCCACCCGCCAGAGATGGTGCTGAGGTCAGGCCCCAGACAGCCCCTGCGGAGCGTCAACTGGTGTTTGTGCTGGATCTGGGTCAGCAAGAGCCGTTCCTGGCGCCGCCCCGCCTGGAGCCGTTCCTGGGTGCCTTGCAGCAAGGAATGTTGCTGCAACCCCAGCGGCTGGTGCCTGGTCGCACCCATTACCTTCCTCTGGAGGAAGAAGGACGGCTCCTCAGGGAGGTGCTGGACGTCAAAGGGGATCAGCACCTGCACCCCAGGACACCTCTGGGAGGAGTGCTGGACCGCCTGCTGAAAAAAGGCTTGCTGTACCTCAAAGGCCACCTGGACCGTCCTCTGCAGGCAGGTGAGGAACGGCAAGGCCAAGTGGGCTGGGCATTGGACGCCCGGGGCAATCAACACCCTCACTTTCAGGTGGCTCCTGCAGCTCAGGTGCTCTTGCTGGATCAGGCATGGTACGTGGACACAGGAAACTTCAGGGCTGGTCGGGTCCTCACCTCCCATCCAGGCAGTCAACTCCAATCGTTTTTGACAGTTCCTCCAGTGGCCCCGGAGCGGGTTCAGGAGGTCCTACGGGTGCTGCAGGGCATGGACGGCTCTCCCCTCCCCTGTCCAAGGCAAGTGGAAGTCCAGTGGGTGAAAGGGACCCCAACCTTCAATGCGGTGCTTGTTGGAACTGGTCTGGGCAATCACAACATTCCCCAGCTGTCTTTGCGGGTGGATTACGGGGCCCTCATGGTCCCTCCGGTGGATGTGCTGTACCTGGCGAGAAATGGGGTCCCACCCTTGCGACACTTTGATGGCCAACGCCTGATGCTGGTGGAGCGGGACATGACTGTCGAAAAACAGGCCTTTGCGTGCCTGCAAGCCCAGGGTCTCTCTCCCCTTTCCACAGGAGACACAGGGATGGTGTTTCAGCATGCTTCACCAGCAAAGGGAGATGCTGACCTGGGTCACCTGCTCACCCGTGTGGTGCCGGTGTTGAAAGCCAGAGGTTGGGAGGTGACCGTGGACCGCTCCTTCCCGGGAGAGGTGATCCAGCGTCCCTTGCAGTGCACCCTCAGGGAGGATGGCGGGTGGTTCTCCCTGGAGTTGGGGGTGGAGGTGGCCGGAAAGACGGTGTCCCTGCTGCCCCTCTTGCTGACCTGGATCAGGAACCACCCGGACCTGTTGAAAGAAATGCTGGAGGGCAAGGTTGAGCCGCAGATGGAGTGCTTCCTGGTGGGGGAGGGAAGATTTCTGGAGGTGGAGTTGACCCGCATTCTTTCCCTGCTGAGGGTGCTCGTGGAGTACCACCAGGGCGGAGAGACCGTGCGACTTCCCCGCATGGGGGCCGGGCTCCTCTCGGGTGACACCGGGGAAGTGCAGTGGAAAGGCTCATCGCAGGCCTTTCAGCTCTTTCGAAACCTGCAGCGGCTCTCTGAACCCGTGACACCCATAGAGGCCCCTCAGGGCTTGCAGGCAGAACTCAGGCCCTACCAGAGTGAGGGGGTTTCCTGGCTTCAAAGGCTCATGGAGACCGGAATGAACGGCATCCTGGCCGATGACATGGGCCTCGGGAAAACCCTGCAGACGCTCACGCACATCCTGATCGAAAAAGAACAGGGGAGGCTGAGCCGTCCTGTGCTGATTGTGGCCCCAACCAGTTTGATGCCGAATTGGAAGGCCGAGGCAGAAAAATTCACACCATCCCTGAAAACCCTCACCTTGCACGGGGCAGCCCGTCACCGACGCAGGGGGGACATTCTGAATGTGGATGTGGTGTTCACCACCTACGGGGTGCTGGTCAAAGATCAGGTGTCACTCGCGCGTCACCCGTACCACCTGATCGTGCTGGATGAAGCGCAGCACATCAAGAACCCCAGGGGGCAGGCCAGTCAGGCCCTCCGGCACCTGCAAAGTCAGCACCGGTTGTGCCTGACCGGGACCCCCATTGAGAACCACCTTGGGGAGTTGTGGTCCCTGTTTCACTTCCTGATGCCTGGCCTTCTGCCTGCCGAAGGGGAATTCCGGCAACTGTACCGGGACCCCATCGAGAAAGACCTCGATCCCTTGTGTCAGGACCGGCTTTCCAGGATGGTGCGTCCCCTGATGCTGAGGCGCACCAAAGGCGAGGTGGCCAGAGACCTACCCCCGAAGACCGAAATCACCATCAAACTGGAACTGGGGGGTGAGCAGCGGGACCTGTACGAAACCCTCCGGGTGGCCACCCAGCAGCAACTGCAAGAGGAGATCAAAAAGCGAGGACTGGCCAGCAGTCAAATCCATGTGCTCACCGCCCTCCTGAAACTCCGGCAGGTGTGCTGCCACCCAGGGCTGGTTCGGCTGGAAGAGGCCAGCAAGGTCCGCAGGTCGGTGAAACTGGAGTGGTTCAAAGACACCCTGCCTGGGATGCTGGAAGAGGGACGCACAGTGCTGGTGTTCTCCCAGTTCACTTCCCTGCTTGCTGTGCTCGGGCAGGAGCTGGATCGGCTGGGGGTTGAACACGCAGTGCTCACCGGTCAGACCGTGGACCGGGCAGAGCAGGTTCGGAGGTTCCAGTCAGGGGAGGTCCAGGTCTTTCTGATCAGCCTGAAAGCGGGAGGGGTGGGTTTGAACCTCACTGCGGCAGACACCGTGATTCACTTTGACCCCTGGTGGAACCCGGCGGCAGAAAATCAGGCCACCGACCGCGCCTACCGCATCGGGCAGGACAAACCCGTCTTTGTGTACAAACTGGTCACGGAAGGCACCATTGAGGAGAGAATCCTGGTTTTGCAGGAGAAAAAAGCCCGCCTGTCCAGGAGTGTGCTGCAAGGTGGGAATGGGGGCGATTTGCACCTCAGTGAAGTGGATGTGGGCATGTTGCTGGCAGGGGGAAGTCTGGAGGAAGAGAATGGGAACGGGGTGGGAATTCCGTTTTCTTCTCTGTGA